A region from the Rhizobium sp. ARZ01 genome encodes:
- a CDS encoding error-prone DNA polymerase — MSDAPTFYEFGARTNFSFLEGAASAEGMVETAKRIGLGGLGIADRNTVAGVVRAYSKAKFEKYPSFRPGARLVFSDGTPDILAYPQNRTGWANLCRLLSSGNLRTKKGECTLALADLTEWQAELQLIVMPPAGRPEPERLRTLLESLRESAGDRLYLALVPRYDGLDRHDLATLALLARQTRVRPIASNDALFDVAGSRPLADVVTAIRRKATIAGLGFHQQANAERYLKGPAQMARLLRDHPEAIANTERFFRGLRFDLAELGYQYPDESDPGSTPAETLLRLVREGASSRYPRGVPAKVEERLTYELDLIRRKRYEPYFLTVHKLVCFARSKGILCQGRGSAANSSVCYCLGITEVDPDKFVLLFDRFISEDRDEPPDIDVDFEHERRQEVIEYIYKTYGKEHAGLAAAVISYRGRSAGREVAKAFGLSDDVQSALSGSIWGWGRSSFSEEQIKAAGLDIRDPTTAKVLSYAGQLMDFPRHLSQHVGGFLITSDRLDEIVPIMPTAMPDRFMVEWDKDDLDTLKLLKVDVLALGMLTCIAKAFKFLEAHYNEPKTLAEIYPDQKDEVYNMICRADTLGVFQIESRAQMSMLPRLRPKEFYDLVIEVAIVRPGPIQGNMVHPYLRRREKKEQVIYPKEEIRFVLERTLGVPLFQEQAMQIAITAAGFSPAQADKLRRAMATFRRTGQVSSFRQQMIDGMMRKGYTHDFAERCFSQIEGFGEYGFPESHAASFALLVYASSWLKAYYPDVFCAAILNSQPMGFYAPAQLVRDAREHGVCVFPVDVNHSSWDCSLEGENAFDPSAIAPRHREMQNVIRSQKAVRLGFRLVKGLGEKDIEALVANRGAGYRSVRDLWLRSSLPRGILERLADADAFRSMNLDRRAALWAVKALDDRSSSNTLPLFDRAGTDELRSEPQVALPAMSAGEQVINDYRYLTLSLKAHPVSFMRTDFSRQGILRCEQLETAPKDSRITVAGLVLVRQQPGSAKGVVFMTIEDETGIANIIIWKKTMEKYRRVVMGARLVRVRGRLQRESGVIHVVADHLEDITEALGLLKRELHSFGAISRADEVIHPVDEEGRAKRALRQMRVAGKDLTREMEAKSLLRQAADVMPKGRNFH; from the coding sequence ATGAGCGACGCTCCCACCTTCTACGAGTTCGGCGCGCGCACCAATTTCTCCTTCCTCGAAGGGGCTGCCTCCGCCGAAGGCATGGTGGAGACCGCCAAGCGGATCGGCCTTGGCGGCCTTGGCATCGCCGACCGCAACACCGTCGCCGGCGTCGTGCGTGCCTACAGCAAGGCGAAGTTCGAAAAGTATCCGTCATTTCGGCCGGGCGCCCGCCTTGTCTTTTCCGACGGCACGCCGGACATCCTCGCCTATCCGCAGAACCGAACCGGCTGGGCCAATCTCTGCCGCCTGCTGAGCAGCGGGAACCTGCGCACGAAGAAGGGAGAATGCACGCTTGCGCTCGCCGACCTCACGGAGTGGCAGGCGGAACTGCAGCTCATCGTCATGCCGCCGGCCGGCCGGCCCGAACCGGAGCGGCTTCGCACCCTGCTTGAGTCTTTGCGGGAAAGCGCCGGCGACCGGCTCTACCTGGCGCTGGTGCCGCGCTATGACGGCCTCGACCGGCACGACCTTGCCACACTCGCCCTTCTGGCTCGGCAAACCCGGGTCCGGCCAATTGCCTCCAACGACGCACTTTTCGACGTCGCCGGCAGCCGCCCGCTCGCTGACGTCGTCACCGCCATCCGCCGCAAGGCGACAATCGCCGGTCTGGGCTTCCATCAGCAGGCCAATGCGGAGCGCTATCTCAAGGGCCCTGCCCAGATGGCGCGGCTTCTGCGTGATCATCCCGAGGCGATTGCCAACACCGAACGCTTCTTCCGCGGGCTGAGGTTCGATCTGGCAGAATTGGGTTACCAATACCCGGACGAATCCGACCCAGGCTCGACGCCGGCGGAGACGCTTCTGCGGCTCGTGCGCGAGGGCGCGTCCAGTCGATACCCGCGCGGCGTGCCGGCCAAGGTTGAGGAGCGGCTTACCTATGAACTCGACCTCATTAGAAGGAAACGATACGAGCCCTACTTCCTGACCGTCCACAAGCTGGTGTGCTTTGCCCGCAGCAAAGGCATCCTCTGCCAGGGCCGCGGTTCGGCCGCCAATTCCTCGGTCTGCTACTGCTTGGGGATCACGGAGGTCGACCCTGACAAATTCGTCCTGCTCTTCGACCGCTTCATCTCCGAGGACCGTGACGAGCCGCCGGATATCGACGTCGACTTCGAGCACGAGCGTCGCCAGGAGGTGATAGAGTACATCTATAAGACGTACGGCAAGGAACATGCAGGGCTGGCTGCCGCCGTCATCAGCTATCGGGGTCGCTCGGCCGGTCGCGAGGTCGCCAAGGCCTTCGGCCTGTCTGACGACGTCCAGTCGGCCCTTTCCGGCTCGATCTGGGGATGGGGCCGGTCGTCCTTTTCCGAGGAGCAGATCAAGGCCGCCGGCCTTGACATAAGGGATCCAACGACGGCCAAGGTGCTGTCTTATGCGGGGCAACTGATGGATTTCCCCCGGCATCTTTCACAGCATGTCGGCGGCTTTCTCATCACCAGCGACCGGCTCGACGAAATCGTGCCGATCATGCCGACGGCGATGCCCGACCGCTTCATGGTCGAATGGGACAAGGACGACCTCGACACACTGAAGCTTCTGAAGGTCGACGTGCTCGCGCTCGGCATGCTCACCTGCATCGCCAAGGCATTCAAGTTTCTGGAAGCGCATTACAACGAGCCGAAGACGCTGGCGGAAATCTATCCGGACCAGAAAGACGAGGTCTATAACATGATCTGCCGTGCCGACACGCTCGGCGTCTTCCAGATCGAGAGCCGTGCGCAGATGAGCATGCTGCCGCGCCTCAGGCCCAAAGAATTCTACGACCTCGTCATCGAGGTGGCGATCGTCCGCCCCGGACCGATCCAGGGCAACATGGTCCATCCCTATCTCAGGCGGCGCGAAAAGAAAGAGCAGGTGATCTACCCGAAGGAGGAAATCCGGTTCGTGCTGGAGCGGACTCTGGGGGTGCCGCTTTTCCAGGAGCAGGCCATGCAGATCGCCATCACTGCCGCCGGCTTTTCGCCGGCTCAGGCCGACAAGCTCCGCCGCGCCATGGCGACCTTCCGCCGGACCGGCCAGGTCAGCAGCTTCCGGCAGCAAATGATCGACGGCATGATGCGCAAGGGATACACGCATGACTTCGCCGAGCGTTGCTTCAGCCAGATCGAGGGTTTTGGCGAGTACGGCTTTCCCGAAAGCCACGCCGCCTCCTTCGCCCTTCTCGTCTACGCCTCGTCCTGGCTGAAGGCCTATTATCCGGACGTCTTCTGTGCCGCGATCCTTAATTCCCAACCGATGGGATTCTACGCGCCGGCACAACTCGTCCGCGATGCGCGCGAGCACGGTGTTTGCGTCTTCCCCGTCGATGTCAACCATTCCAGCTGGGATTGCAGCCTCGAAGGCGAGAACGCCTTCGATCCATCGGCGATCGCCCCGCGACATAGAGAAATGCAAAACGTCATCCGATCGCAGAAGGCGGTTCGGCTCGGCTTTCGCCTGGTCAAGGGGTTGGGCGAGAAGGACATCGAGGCGCTCGTTGCCAACAGGGGAGCGGGCTATCGCTCCGTACGCGACCTATGGCTTCGCTCCAGCCTGCCGCGCGGCATCCTGGAGCGGCTTGCCGACGCCGACGCCTTCCGCTCGATGAACCTCGACCGGCGCGCCGCCCTCTGGGCGGTCAAGGCGCTCGACGACAGGAGCAGTTCGAATACGTTGCCGTTGTTCGATCGCGCCGGAACGGACGAGTTGCGGTCCGAACCGCAAGTGGCGCTTCCAGCGATGTCGGCGGGCGAACAGGTCATCAACGACTATCGCTATTTGACCCTTTCGCTCAAGGCGCATCCGGTGTCCTTCATGCGTACCGATTTTTCCCGGCAAGGCATCCTCCGCTGTGAGCAACTGGAGACGGCGCCCAAGGATAGCCGCATAACGGTGGCCGGGCTCGTGCTGGTGCGGCAGCAGCCCGGTTCGGCCAAGGGGGTCGTCTTCATGACGATCGAGGACGAGACCGGGATTGCCAACATCATCATCTGGAAGAAGACCATGGAGAAATACCGCCGCGTGGTGATGGGCGCACGTCTCGTCCGGGTGCGGGGGCGGCTGCAACGCGAAAGCGGCGTCATTCACGTGGTGGCCGACCACCTGGAGGACATCACAGAGGCACTTGGTCTATTGAAGAGAGAATTGCACAGCTTCGGGGCGATCAGCCGGGCCGACGAGGTCATTCACCCGGTGGATGAGGAAGGACGCGCGAAGCGGGCACTACGGCAAATGCGCGTGGCGGGAAAAGATTTGACCCGGGAGATGGAGGCAAAGTCCCTGCTGCGGCAGGCGGCGGATGTCATGCCAAAGGGTCGCAACTTTCATTGA
- a CDS encoding DNA polymerase Y family protein: protein MTAVSTTSNPALSLLRKSGDQRILCLWFPYLPADRVARQRWGRSWLSKGRPEHPPVVFAGRSDNAMRLSFLDREAERVGLRKGQGVTEARAICPTLDILPTDPAADRALLEALADWCDRYTPLVALDAADGLYLDITGCCHLHGGERALLDNVLSNLFALGIEARGAISAAAGLSWAVAHFGDGGVIDIDAAQDVLARLPTAALRLPADVIGPLDRVGLKSIGDLLPLPRAPLARRFGPLPLLRLDQALGLEDEPISPRLAVPMLSAERRLFDPVQSEEDILALAAHLAGNLKEGLERRGEGGRLFALLLFRVDGRVFRIQAATSAPLRDPERIALLFRERLSAVHDDLDAGYGFEIVRLCVLTGEPFETAQEDFSAAAGENRSLSAFADRIVARFGPESLLAATLPESHVPERAAVLSPVTDILDSKQAAGLGRQATAAIAQGDRPLRLLAPPEPVEAMAGIPEDAPRTFRWRRGSHRITRAEGPERIAGEWWIDGKDHPARDYFRVEDDSGRRYWLFREGLYGDDTPLPRWFIHGVFA from the coding sequence ATGACCGCCGTTTCAACCACCTCGAACCCCGCGCTATCGCTCCTCAGGAAGAGCGGCGACCAGCGAATTCTCTGCCTCTGGTTTCCCTACCTGCCCGCCGATCGGGTGGCGCGGCAGCGCTGGGGGAGATCGTGGCTTTCAAAGGGGCGTCCTGAGCATCCGCCCGTCGTCTTCGCCGGCCGCAGCGACAATGCCATGCGGCTCTCCTTCCTGGATCGCGAGGCCGAGCGGGTCGGCCTGCGCAAGGGGCAGGGTGTCACCGAGGCACGCGCCATTTGCCCGACGCTGGACATCCTTCCCACCGACCCGGCAGCCGACCGGGCCTTGCTCGAGGCACTCGCCGACTGGTGCGACCGCTATACGCCACTGGTGGCGCTCGACGCCGCCGACGGGCTTTATCTCGACATTACGGGCTGCTGCCATCTTCATGGCGGCGAGCGGGCACTGCTCGACAACGTTCTGTCGAACCTCTTTGCGCTCGGCATCGAGGCGCGCGGCGCGATCTCCGCCGCCGCCGGCCTGTCCTGGGCGGTCGCACATTTCGGCGATGGCGGCGTGATCGATATCGATGCGGCGCAGGATGTGCTCGCTCGCCTGCCGACTGCGGCCTTGCGCCTGCCGGCAGATGTGATCGGGCCACTTGACCGGGTCGGGCTGAAGAGCATCGGTGATCTTCTGCCCCTGCCGCGCGCGCCGCTCGCCCGCCGCTTCGGCCCCCTGCCGCTTCTCAGGCTCGACCAGGCACTGGGACTGGAGGACGAGCCGATTTCGCCGCGCTTGGCCGTACCGATGCTATCGGCGGAGCGCAGGCTCTTCGATCCCGTCCAGTCCGAAGAAGACATCCTCGCGCTTGCCGCCCATCTCGCCGGCAACTTGAAAGAGGGGCTGGAGCGGCGCGGCGAGGGCGGGCGCCTGTTTGCGCTCCTGCTTTTCCGGGTTGACGGCCGCGTGTTCCGCATCCAGGCAGCAACCTCGGCGCCCCTCAGGGACCCCGAGCGGATCGCTCTTCTCTTTCGCGAACGGCTGTCGGCCGTGCATGACGACCTCGATGCCGGATATGGTTTCGAGATCGTCCGGCTTTGCGTGCTGACCGGCGAACCGTTCGAGACCGCGCAGGAGGATTTTTCCGCCGCCGCCGGCGAAAACCGGTCGCTTTCGGCCTTTGCCGACCGGATCGTGGCCCGTTTCGGTCCGGAAAGCCTGCTTGCCGCCACCCTGCCCGAAAGCCACGTGCCCGAGCGGGCAGCGGTCCTGTCGCCGGTCACCGATATTTTGGACAGCAAGCAGGCCGCCGGGCTTGGAAGGCAGGCAACGGCCGCCATCGCTCAGGGCGACCGCCCCCTCCGCCTGCTCGCCCCGCCCGAACCGGTCGAGGCCATGGCCGGTATCCCTGAAGATGCGCCGCGGACCTTTCGCTGGCGGCGCGGGTCCCACCGCATCACCCGCGCGGAAGGGCCCGAACGCATCGCCGGCGAATGGTGGATCGACGGCAAGGACCACCCAGCCCGGGATTATTTTCGCGTCGAGGACGATTCTGGCCGCCGTTACTGGCTTTTCCGCGAGGGCCTCTACGGGGACGATACACCTCTTCCCCGCTGGTTCATCCACGGAGTCTTCGCATGA
- a CDS encoding Lrp/AsnC family transcriptional regulator, whose protein sequence is MTDIELDAVDRQILRVLQRQADISHAALSEKVGASSASCWRRIKALEAAGVLGETVRLVEPEAIGRGLNVFCQVRMKSHDPAARRDFERFVESHDEVLECYSMSGEWDYLLRVVAADVRDYERLLMHGILTHEAVANSSSHFALKSVKYTTALPV, encoded by the coding sequence ATGACTGATATCGAGCTTGACGCCGTCGACCGGCAGATCCTTCGCGTGCTGCAGCGCCAGGCCGACATCAGCCACGCAGCGCTCTCCGAAAAGGTGGGCGCCTCGAGTGCCTCCTGCTGGCGCAGGATCAAGGCGCTGGAGGCGGCGGGCGTGCTCGGAGAAACGGTGCGCCTGGTCGAGCCGGAAGCGATCGGCCGGGGATTGAACGTCTTCTGCCAGGTGCGCATGAAAAGCCACGATCCCGCCGCTCGGCGCGATTTCGAGCGTTTCGTCGAGAGCCACGACGAGGTACTCGAATGCTATTCGATGTCGGGCGAGTGGGACTATCTGCTGCGCGTGGTGGCGGCGGACGTGCGTGACTATGAGCGATTACTGATGCACGGCATTCTCACCCATGAGGCTGTGGCGAACTCGTCGTCGCATTTTGCCCTCAAGAGCGTGAAGTACACGACAGCGCTGCCGGTTTGA
- a CDS encoding transketolase C-terminal domain-containing protein, translated as MAQAALKRFVRNAPDETIDWKRIAHLVQLSRALDEMEETRLVPEKKVLYQFSARGHDMAQIMLGCRLTEQHDGACGYYRSRPLLLALGVDPAEALGSAMGRAGGYSDGRDIGVVFNYPNRNGASALPMCGGVGTQYTPTAGWAQALEYYRTVLKRPDYDRAIGVVLGGDGSVASNGFWSALTIATTQALPMLFYIEDNGFGISVPSTLQTPGGNIAANLAGWQNLVIFDGDGCDPAEAVRLTAEAVEFVRESRTPALLRLTVPRLEGHSFQDTQAYKSENVVRAEWARDPLPRLKDYLVPAVMSEAEWQASAAEAASAAEVAREAAEARPVADPRTLTRHVFFDGEMQQMGGQHSVGYVAPATTDQPAGDSQRINMVTAIRRTLDHELTVNERVVLFGEDIGPKGGVHAVTLGLQEKFGRERVFDTSLSEEGIVGRAVGMALAGLMPVPEIQFRKYAEPATEQINDCGTIRWRTNNRFAAPIVLRMPGGFFKCGDPWHSQTNEVAFVHQPGWQVAVPSNAEDAVGLLRTALRGNDPVIFFEHRAMLDHAWARRPYPGDDFALPFGKARHTRHGDAITIVTWGAMVPRCEEAAEGISADVIDLRTLLPWDRDAVLSSVRRTRRCLIVHEDLGTAGFGAEISAVVADEAFMDLDAPVSRLTMPDIPSPHNPVLLDWAVPSVERVRAKIQSLVEF; from the coding sequence ATGGCACAGGCAGCGCTGAAACGGTTCGTTCGCAATGCACCGGACGAGACGATCGACTGGAAGCGTATCGCCCACCTCGTTCAGCTTTCCCGCGCACTCGACGAGATGGAAGAGACGCGGCTGGTTCCGGAGAAAAAGGTGCTCTACCAGTTCTCCGCCCGCGGCCACGACATGGCGCAGATCATGCTCGGTTGCCGGCTGACGGAGCAGCATGACGGCGCTTGCGGCTATTATCGCTCCCGCCCGCTGCTCCTGGCGCTCGGCGTCGATCCGGCCGAGGCGCTGGGCTCGGCCATGGGCCGGGCCGGCGGCTACTCGGATGGTCGCGATATCGGTGTGGTGTTCAACTATCCGAACCGCAACGGTGCCTCGGCACTGCCCATGTGCGGCGGTGTGGGGACGCAGTACACGCCGACGGCCGGCTGGGCACAGGCGCTCGAATATTACCGCACAGTGTTGAAGAGGCCGGATTACGACCGGGCGATTGGCGTCGTGCTCGGTGGCGACGGCTCGGTCGCTTCGAACGGCTTCTGGTCGGCACTCACTATCGCCACCACGCAAGCTCTGCCGATGCTGTTCTACATCGAGGACAACGGTTTCGGCATCTCCGTGCCCTCCACCCTGCAGACCCCGGGCGGCAACATTGCCGCCAATCTTGCCGGCTGGCAGAATCTTGTGATCTTCGACGGCGACGGCTGCGATCCGGCGGAAGCCGTGCGGCTGACGGCGGAGGCAGTCGAGTTCGTGCGCGAAAGCCGCACGCCGGCGCTTCTGCGGCTTACTGTGCCGCGCCTGGAAGGGCATAGTTTCCAGGACACGCAGGCCTACAAGAGTGAGAACGTGGTGCGTGCCGAATGGGCGCGTGATCCACTGCCGCGTCTAAAGGACTATCTCGTTCCGGCGGTGATGAGCGAGGCGGAATGGCAGGCTTCCGCTGCCGAGGCCGCTTCCGCCGCTGAGGTGGCGCGCGAGGCTGCCGAGGCGCGGCCGGTTGCCGATCCGCGAACGCTCACCCGCCACGTCTTCTTCGACGGCGAGATGCAGCAAATGGGCGGGCAGCACAGCGTCGGCTATGTTGCACCGGCAACGACCGACCAGCCTGCTGGCGACAGCCAGCGCATCAACATGGTGACGGCGATCCGCCGTACGCTCGATCACGAGTTGACGGTCAATGAGCGCGTCGTCCTGTTCGGTGAGGACATCGGTCCCAAGGGTGGCGTGCATGCGGTCACGCTTGGTCTGCAGGAAAAGTTCGGACGCGAGCGGGTGTTCGACACTTCGCTGTCGGAAGAGGGCATTGTCGGGCGCGCCGTCGGCATGGCGCTTGCCGGCCTCATGCCGGTGCCGGAAATCCAGTTCCGCAAATATGCTGAGCCGGCTACCGAGCAGATCAACGATTGCGGCACGATCCGCTGGCGCACCAACAATCGCTTCGCCGCCCCGATCGTGCTGCGCATGCCCGGTGGCTTCTTCAAATGCGGCGATCCCTGGCACAGCCAGACAAACGAGGTCGCCTTTGTGCACCAGCCGGGCTGGCAGGTCGCCGTGCCCTCCAATGCCGAGGATGCGGTCGGATTGTTGCGGACGGCGCTGCGCGGCAATGACCCGGTGATCTTCTTCGAGCATCGCGCCATGCTCGACCATGCCTGGGCGCGTCGGCCCTATCCGGGTGACGACTTCGCCCTGCCCTTCGGCAAGGCCCGCCACACCCGCCACGGCGATGCGATCACGATTGTCACCTGGGGGGCGATGGTGCCGCGCTGCGAGGAAGCCGCGGAAGGCATCTCGGCCGACGTGATCGACCTGCGCACGCTACTGCCCTGGGACCGCGACGCTGTGCTTTCGTCCGTTCGTCGCACCCGGCGCTGCCTGATCGTGCACGAGGATCTCGGCACGGCCGGTTTTGGTGCAGAAATTTCCGCCGTCGTCGCCGACGAGGCCTTCATGGACCTCGACGCGCCCGTCTCCCGCTTGACGATGCCCGACATCCCGAGCCCGCACAATCCAGTGCTGCTCGACTGGGCCGTGCCCTCCGTCGAACGCGTCCGCGCAAAGATCCAGTCCCTGGTGGAGTTTTGA
- a CDS encoding 2-oxo acid dehydrogenase subunit E2 gives MAALMDVQAPLEQEGTKAVVRAWLKQPGEAVAIDDPLVELETDKVTQEVPSPVAGILAEILLQSGDDAGPGAVLGRIRAGDACRSIPAAAASPISHETAKAVPDVMRYSPAVRHAALQYGIDPATVAGTGKNGRVTRIDIEAAFASRADAPGVTETLAAPRAAPQPAPAPTGREELAGSRTVPHSTMRLAIASNTLNSVTVAPHVTAVFEADFSAIMKHREANKAALAARGINLSYTAYIVVAAAAAMRAVPEINSRWHDDRLEIFDDVNIGVGTALGDKGLVVPVIRRVQDVSLAGTATALQDLTARARSGSLKPEDMRGGTFTISNHGVSGSLFASPIIINQPQTAILGVGKLEKRVVVREIGGVDAIQIRPMAYVSLTIDHRAVDGHQTNLWLTRFVEVLENWPE, from the coding sequence ATGGCCGCGCTGATGGACGTCCAGGCTCCCCTCGAGCAGGAAGGAACAAAGGCGGTCGTGCGCGCCTGGCTGAAGCAGCCGGGCGAGGCGGTCGCCATCGACGACCCGCTGGTGGAGCTGGAAACCGACAAGGTCACGCAGGAGGTTCCTTCTCCGGTAGCCGGCATCCTGGCGGAGATCCTGCTGCAAAGCGGCGACGATGCGGGGCCCGGCGCGGTGCTGGGGCGCATCCGCGCCGGCGACGCGTGCCGGAGCATACCAGCTGCTGCGGCTTCCCCCATTTCACATGAAACAGCGAAGGCTGTGCCCGATGTGATGCGCTACTCGCCGGCGGTACGCCACGCGGCCCTGCAATACGGCATCGACCCGGCCACGGTCGCAGGCACCGGCAAGAACGGACGTGTGACACGCATCGACATCGAGGCGGCCTTTGCGTCACGGGCCGATGCGCCTGGTGTTACTGAAACGCTTGCGGCTCCCCGTGCGGCGCCGCAACCGGCACCGGCTCCCACCGGCCGCGAAGAGCTCGCCGGCAGCCGAACGGTGCCGCATTCGACCATGCGGCTTGCGATCGCAAGCAACACGCTCAACTCGGTCACGGTCGCCCCACATGTCACGGCGGTGTTCGAAGCGGATTTCTCCGCCATCATGAAGCATCGCGAGGCCAACAAGGCGGCACTTGCCGCGCGCGGCATCAACCTCTCCTATACCGCCTACATCGTCGTCGCCGCCGCTGCTGCCATGCGGGCGGTGCCGGAGATCAACAGCCGCTGGCATGATGATCGCCTGGAGATTTTCGACGACGTCAACATCGGCGTCGGCACGGCCCTGGGCGACAAGGGGCTGGTGGTACCGGTAATCCGTCGGGTGCAGGACGTGTCGCTGGCCGGAACCGCAACCGCCTTGCAGGACCTGACCGCCCGCGCCCGCAGCGGCTCGCTCAAGCCCGAGGACATGCGCGGCGGCACGTTCACCATCTCCAACCACGGCGTCTCCGGTTCGTTGTTTGCCTCGCCGATCATCATCAATCAGCCGCAGACGGCGATCCTTGGGGTCGGCAAGCTGGAGAAGCGCGTAGTCGTGCGCGAGATCGGCGGCGTCGATGCGATCCAGATCCGGCCCATGGCCTATGTCTCCCTGACGATCGACCATCGCGCCGTTGACGGCCACCAGACGAACCTTTGGCTGACCCGCTTCGTCGAGGTTCTGGAAAACTGGCCTGAATGA
- a CDS encoding tyramine oxidase has protein sequence MPDLLKRTVGRLLAAAAITAAGSSAALSHPLDGLSTAEISAVVQILKDDGKTDADSRYPLIELQEPAKDVVLKWKEGDPEDRRAVVNVKTGKGVFKGEVDITAKKVLSWEPVTGQPMLLLEEFLGAMNLALQNPDFVAALAKRDLKPDQVFCLPLTAGAFGTPDEAGKRLMKVPCYVNPTQSNFYAKPIEGLFATVDLTSQKVVEVVDTGVVPVPEDGWGYLQDDIGARKDMKLDGPIKAAILNQPDGANFSVDGSLINWDMWSFRWRVDKRPGVVLSEISANDGKGPRSVLYQANLSEVFVPYMDPSEGWYWRTYMDSGEYGFGIFLSPLTAGVDCPAYAKFLPAVVHADDGSPVEIPNALCVFERNIGDPAWRHYEIFAQTPDKPVPAEGRPATELVVRSASEVGNYDYLIDYVFQQNGMIRVMVGATGLDAVKGVASTSMKDATAAEDTKYGTLIAPNLVAPNHDHFFNFRFDFDIDGQNNMFARTGLVPATAPEGTPRRTFWETKDEMPMTELQGRYKVNPATPAMYHVMNMGKETKLGHHPGYMILPENSVAYSPLDVINDPPARRNAYIEYTFWNTAYDPKERYAGGEYAFQGDGKDSLPEWVKKDRSIHDTDIVTWYTMGFHHVPHMEDWPVMSTMWKGITLMPFNFFDHNPSITIRNPS, from the coding sequence ATGCCAGATCTCTTGAAGCGCACGGTCGGCCGGCTCCTGGCCGCTGCCGCCATCACTGCCGCAGGCAGCAGTGCGGCCCTGTCGCACCCGCTCGACGGGCTCTCCACCGCGGAAATCTCCGCGGTCGTCCAGATCTTGAAGGATGACGGCAAGACTGATGCCGACAGTCGCTATCCGCTGATCGAGCTGCAGGAGCCGGCCAAGGACGTCGTGCTGAAATGGAAGGAAGGCGATCCGGAAGACCGCCGCGCCGTCGTCAACGTCAAAACCGGCAAGGGCGTGTTCAAGGGCGAGGTCGACATCACGGCCAAGAAGGTGCTGTCGTGGGAACCGGTGACCGGCCAGCCGATGCTGTTGCTGGAGGAATTTCTAGGCGCGATGAACCTCGCCCTGCAGAATCCTGACTTCGTCGCGGCGCTGGCCAAGCGCGACCTGAAGCCGGACCAGGTGTTCTGCCTGCCGCTAACGGCTGGTGCCTTCGGCACGCCCGACGAGGCCGGCAAGCGCCTGATGAAGGTGCCGTGCTATGTCAATCCGACCCAGAGCAACTTCTATGCAAAGCCGATCGAGGGGCTGTTTGCCACTGTCGATCTGACAAGCCAGAAGGTTGTCGAGGTCGTTGATACCGGCGTCGTGCCGGTGCCGGAAGACGGCTGGGGGTACCTCCAGGACGACATTGGCGCCCGCAAGGACATGAAGCTTGATGGGCCGATCAAGGCAGCAATCCTCAACCAGCCCGATGGTGCGAACTTTTCCGTCGATGGCAGCCTGATCAATTGGGACATGTGGAGCTTCCGCTGGCGTGTCGACAAGCGGCCGGGCGTCGTGCTCTCGGAGATCTCTGCCAATGACGGCAAGGGCCCCCGCTCGGTGCTCTATCAGGCCAATCTTTCGGAGGTCTTCGTGCCCTACATGGATCCGAGCGAGGGCTGGTACTGGCGCACCTACATGGACAGCGGAGAATACGGCTTCGGCATCTTCCTGAGCCCGCTGACCGCCGGCGTTGATTGCCCGGCCTATGCGAAATTCCTGCCGGCGGTCGTGCATGCCGATGATGGTTCACCGGTCGAGATCCCGAACGCTCTTTGCGTCTTCGAGCGCAACATCGGCGATCCGGCCTGGCGCCACTACGAGATCTTCGCGCAGACACCCGACAAGCCAGTGCCGGCGGAAGGTCGTCCGGCGACCGAGCTTGTCGTCCGCTCGGCCTCCGAGGTCGGCAACTACGACTATTTGATCGACTATGTCTTCCAGCAGAACGGCATGATCCGCGTCATGGTCGGCGCGACCGGCCTTGATGCAGTCAAGGGCGTGGCATCCACCTCGATGAAGGACGCAACGGCGGCGGAAGACACGAAGTACGGCACGCTGATCGCGCCGAACCTCGTGGCGCCGAACCACGACCACTTCTTCAACTTCCGCTTCGACTTCGACATCGACGGGCAGAACAACATGTTTGCCCGCACCGGTCTCGTGCCCGCGACCGCGCCTGAAGGCACGCCGCGCCGCACCTTCTGGGAGACGAAGGACGAGATGCCGATGACGGAGTTGCAGGGGCGCTACAAGGTCAACCCGGCGACACCGGCCATGTATCACGTCATGAACATGGGCAAGGAAACCAAGCTCGGCCATCATCCCGGTTACATGATCCTGCCGGAAAACAGCGTCGCCTATTCGCCGCTGGATGTGATCAACGACCCGCCGGCCCGCCGTAACGCCTATATCGAGTACACCTTCTGGAACACGGCCTACGACCCGAAGGAGCGCTATGCCGGCGGCGAATACGCCTTCCAGGGTGACGGCAAGGACAGCCTGCCGGAATGGGTGAAGAAAGATCGCAGCATCCACGACACCGACATCGTCACCTGGTACACGATGGGTTTCCACCATGTGCCGCACATGGAGGACTGGCCGGTGATGTCGACCATGTGGAAGGGCATCACGCTGATGCCGTTCAACTTCTTCGACCACAATCCGTCGATCACGATCCGCAATCCGTCTTAG